A DNA window from Calliphora vicina chromosome 1, idCalVici1.1, whole genome shotgun sequence contains the following coding sequences:
- the LOC135952074 gene encoding uncharacterized protein LOC135952074 codes for MSQHFGMLLTNNTANNDAENEEVGFECVKEDKTILNRRDVDTFLQLIVNNIKMLVLYSPTINYKRIDDENDVMKSTSFIFNPAEFGVTFDNRHRFINLTAISFQHVIITEQDLRLLNRNCSKLEKICLDNCFNSNERTLVVGEDIKITTLQNMTGLKYFEITVFDTVDKDLFYDLNKILGKLNMIQLVIKIRNFALIDEDDNEVVGTTTKKALGLTNSCEELTIGYFRSQRIFRKFNNLILSNFKSLKKLVMESWALISINEEFFKKLTKTCSQLEYLKLQNFEISSLATISTLNTLVLENCSGLIWRDLIALLSKMKLRSFSILDTEYIGIFEYFHVATTLENVLVVNCQRNHLKKLFDINDGQNLNNLASLTWHDNFAQVPIYVATSCAKLRTLITEPSSLLINNLYSLTSLEKLTLRVGRKIKFSKIMIILKHPTLRHFTLTKLEGPDSYDEYDDYLIDYDIYDQELMEFEDKKINLSFLNISLNSYFKIVQDFWFNLLRNNPKLIIMIRYNRFLHSDHSFLKYIINHRKFPRRLKSIKVCGYRIEIKEFRDNFETAVEKIKSFSNIYKDKEDKGYILL; via the exons ATGTCTCAACATTTCGGAATGTTGCTAACAAATAATACAGCCAATAATGATGCAGAAAACGAAGAAGTTGGCTTTGAATGCGTTAAGGAGGACAAGACCATATTAAATCGAAGAGATGTGGACACTTTTCTGCAATTAATAgttaataacataaaaatgttaGTTTTATACTCACCAACGATAAATTATAAACGTATCGACGATGAAAATGATGTGATGAAAAgtacttcttttatttttaatcctgCAGAATTCGGAGTGACATTTGATAATCGACATCGATTTATAAATCTTACTGCAATAAGTTTTCAACATGTTATCATTACTGAACAAGATTTAAGACTTTTGAATAGAAATTGCAGCAAGTTGGAGAAAATATGTTTGGACAACTGCTTTAACAGCAATGAAAGGACTCTGGTAGTAGGAGAAGATATAAAAATTACCACTCTACAAAATATGActggattaaaatattttgaaattacagTTTTTGATACTGTAgataaagatttattttacgatttgaataaaatattaggcAAATTAAATATGATACAGTTggtaataaaaataagaaattttgctCTAATTGATGAAGATGATAATGAAGTTGTtggtacaacaacaaaaaaggctTTAGGACTTACAAATTCATGTGAAGAACTAACAATAGGATATTTTCGGTCTCAacgtatttttagaaaattcaacaacttaattttaagtaatttcaaAAGCCTAAAGAAATTAGTTATGGAATCATGGGCTTTGATCTCAATTAATGAAGAATTCTTCAAAAAACTTACTAAAACTTGTAGTCAATTAgaatatttgaaattacaaaattttgaaatcagtaGCCTTGCCACTATTTCCACCTTAAATACTTTGGTTTTGGAGAATTGTTCGGGTTTGATTTGGCGCGACTTGATAGCTTTATTAAGTAAAATGAAACTAAGGTCATTTTCTATATTGGATACCGAATATATAGGAATATTTGAGTACTTTCATGTGGCAACAACTTTGGAAAATGTGCTCGTTGTCAATTGTCAACGAAACCATCTAAAGAAACTATTTGATATAAATGATGGTCAGAATTTGAACAATTTAGCCTCATTAACATGGCATGACAATTTTGCTCAAGTTCCTATTTATGTGGCTACAAGTTGCGCTAAACTAAGAACATTAATTACGGAGCCATCATCATtgttaattaataatttgtacaGCCTGACCTCTTTGGAGAAACTAACTTTAAGAGTCGgccgaaaaataaaattctcaaaaattatgataattttaaaGCATCCCACGTTAAGACACTTTACACTCACAAAACTTGAAGGTCCAGATAGCTATGATGAATACGATGACTACTTAATTGACTATGATATTTACGATCAAGAACTAATGGAATTCGAAGATAAGAAAATCAATTTGTCATTCTTGAATATATccttaaatagttattttaaaattgttcaagaCTTCTGGTTTAATCTACTGCGCAATAAtccaaaattaataattatgatacgTTATAATAGATTCCTTCACAGCGATcactcatttctaaaatatataattaatcaTCGAAAATTTCCAAGGCGTTTGAAATCGATTAAAGTTTGTGGCTACAGAattg AAATCAAAGAATTTAGGGATAATTTTGAGACTGCTGTTGAAAAGATTAAATCATTTTccaatatatataaagataaagAAGACAAAggatatattttattgtaa